Part of the Denticeps clupeoides chromosome 3, fDenClu1.1, whole genome shotgun sequence genome, gggacagtcccccctggagatacttagtgtttagtgtcttgctcagggtcacaatggtagtaagtgggacttgaacctgggtcttctggttcataggcgagtatgttataggggtggtagtagcctagtgggtaacacactcgcctaagttgctccagggggactgtccctgtaaatactgattgtaagtcgctctggataagggcgtctgataaatgctgtaaatgtaaatgttacccactaggatactaggCTACTTAGACCCAcagacatggggcagtggtggccccgtaatcagaaggttggtggttcgaatcccgagcatCCCGTGCTGTGGCGCAGTGtatcacagtcacttcactttcaatacaattaaataattgtGTTCGCTGCTGAAATTAATACAGCGCTACGACTAATATTTGCCCCTCGTAGAAGCTGTGACGCATATAGTACGGGCTGTAGTAGATATTTGGTCTATCGTTAGTTCTCAAAGCacggaacacaaaaataaaagaaagaaagtgtgtctgtgtacacacagacacacacaaaaaaaggtgtgtAAAGCACACTTCTCCCTCCGGCAAATAAAGAGCAGCAAGCTCAAGGACAGCAGGACAGTAGTTACTCCGGCGGAGTAGTGGGGGCGGGCGGACGGACGGGTGATTGGCAGGCCGCGCAGCCAACGAGGCTTTCGGGAAGGAGGCGCCTGTCCGCGTTCAAACCTCAAGGAAAACGGGAGAAGAAAAGAGCAACACCGGCGGCGTGAACAGCTGTCGGCGAGGCTTTCTGTTCCGCTTCTCCAGGACGACCGgaataacaacaaaacaaaacaagacagAAGAGTATGAAAGTACGAAAGTTTGACGTGTGACCGACCGCGTTTGGACACGAGGGACCGGAGCGACGTCACCCACGGGCTTTCTCGCCGGTTTGACATGGCGGGTGTGCCGCTCCAGGTACTCCAGTTGAAAAGCGGACGGAATGCCTATTTTACGACGCGGCCGGACGGTctgagaggggggaaaaaagggttCGTTTTGTTTGTCGCGGCGCTACAGGTGGAGGGTTTGGTTTCGTCGTTTTTCCTACCCCGAGATTGGTTCTGGCGAGGGCCGATCCGCCGCGATGTCGTTCTTCCACCCCTCACCCTTCACTTTTTGGTGCACATTTATTTGCGAATCGTGATTAACCCCGTGAGCAGAAAACCGTCCCGCGTGTCGCGATTTTCTGGTTCTACGGGTTTTCCAGGGTTTGGCCCCAACGACACTGTTTCAAGCAGCAAGTGTTTCTTACCAAAACGTCAATGGACGTTTCCTCCTCCTAAGGACCCCTGATACTTTGGCGAGAAATTAAACATTGACATGTCATTTGCCAGTTAATTTCACTGTTAATACTGGACGCATTTTTAAACGGCCGGGGTTTTATTAAAGGAGTTTGTCTTGCGTTTGTAGGCTTAGTGCATAAGCTGGTGGACTTGAATCATACTAAAGATGTGCATGTTGCAGAAACATGCTCCTAATCTTGCTCCCAACAGGACTGCCTGTGGCTGCCAAGAACCAgcgacaagtgtgtgtgtgtgtgtgtgtgttctgtgatCCCGCTCATTATAGATTCATAATATCCTGCTaagatttttataaaataatatctaTTACTTCTACGCCTTCTCCTGAAAGAACACCTGTCTGCGAGGGCTGGCTGAGGGTAACATCTTGGACCCAGAGTTTCAGCAAAGGCTGGAGGACGCTCGCACGCTGCTCAGGCAGGAGATCCAGAGAGAGCTGAAGATCAAGGAGGCCGCCGAGCGCTTGCGGCGGGCGGCCACGAACCGCAAGAACGCCGCTGATGTGGAGGGCCAGCTTCGAGCCTCCAGTCGCAAGCTGGAGCAGCTACACTGGGAGCTCCAGGAGCTGAACGCCCGTGCCATGGCTACAGAGAAGAGCCCCACAGGTAGGCTGATATGGGtggggagtgggcggggcttcgtcTTCTCTTTTGCAGACCACTgactgttgtttttgtctgtggtcaGACTGTGCTACATCACCTGATCCCTGTCGCTGGGAGGAGAACACATCACCCCTCGCGGGCCGCATCCGTGCGCTACAAAAGCAGCTCACCATGGAGTCCAAAGTGAAGCAGGGGGCTGAGAACATCATCCAGACCTATGCCAGCAGCTCTGTCAAAGTaagaacaacaacatttatttcttatatagcccaaaatcacatacagtatgtctcaatgggctctaTAGAAATGGCCTTCTTAACAGAGCTTTGCTGGTGAATGCAGTCGTTGATTATATGatttttgcattattatattAACTCATCAGATGCGTGGAATACTTCGGGTTGAACTTTTGCCAGACGTGAGACGAGAGGTGTTGCCTAAGGTctctttctgctgtgtttgatctcaaCCTTATCCAGACACTGAGGATCCCTTTCAGCTACACCCCATTTCACCTTTTGGGTTCTGGCTTGGCCATGACGTGCTGTGCCCCATCCGTGGAAGTAGTGAACCATTTGGATTTATACCAGTAGGCGTGTCGACtaagagctgctgctgctgacggtGACACCTCAGAACATGGTGTCCTGGCAGTGATTAATGCAGCTACTGCTCACTCTGCTTCTGACAGCCCATGTAAAAGCTGCGCTGCTCtgctttgtctctctctctctctctctctctctctctctctctctcacacacacaatctcagacacacacacacacacacctttttccTGTTGGGAGGAGGGGTGTATGTGGTTCTGATTCGGTCTTGATTTCTCCTGTCCTGGGCCTGGCGACAACAGCAAACCATGTGACCCTGCATTAGCCAATCTGGATCCCTCAGGTTTGGGGCAGCCGGGCTTGGAAGAGCAGCAGCGCTGGCAGAGCGGTAACTCCTTCTGCAAGCCGACGACTGTAAACAGAGCAAGGAGAGAGCTGATATGGGGTGAATGTTCCGGAAAGGAGCAGCGGCCGTGGACTGGCACGGAAAATTGACGGATTTTAACTCGCCTGCCCAGTtccggacaaaaaaaaacaaaaaaagggctGATGAGTTGGACTGGGACCGAGAGAAAGGAGAAGAGTTTGGTGACCTACGCTTGCGTACGCATGCGTGCGTGGATGAGAGGGACACTCTGAGCACTCTGCCACAACAATGGGGGAGCCCCTCGGTGACCAGTGCCGAGAGTGGAAGACAGCAGGCTGAAAGGCCACAAAGGAATGACCGATGACCCTTTTCACAGTATAGCGAGCAGACAGCGCAGTGGATGTCAGTGTTATCATCTCTCCCTGTTCGCCATGTTTTTCAAGATACCAGTAGTTTCTGATGAAAGCGCAAATggccttgttgttttttttttttttctcttccagtCCAGTGTTTACTTCTTCGCTGCAAATTATCAGAGTGCAGTAAGGCTGGGCACTTAGGTTCTGTGAGTCATAAATCCTATTTAAGCAtacaagggaaaaaaacagacctgGATGAATGGCTAGGGCGGGGCAGGATACAGACCAACCCGACGAAAGACTATTGTAGAAGCCCTATGGAAATTAGTTGTTCCCCTTGGCGTGGCCTTCTCGCCCCAGTACTCCAAATTTTATTATCTCattgttaaaattaatttaaaattgtTCGTTTTTTCCTGTCCCGTTCTCAAGGACCGTAAGATGTTGTCCACGGctcagcagatgctgcaggacAGCCGCACCAAGATTGAGCTGCTCCGCATGCAGATCATCAAAGTGACCCAGGCCAGGGAGGGCGAACGAGAGGCAGCCGACccagagggtgagagagagggagggaccTGTGCTTGTCTCACATTCTCAGTGTGACTGGTTTATTCTTGActggtttatttaaaatgtggctgctgatgtctttttttttttttttttttttttttttctcctttctttctttgttataCACATGCTTATACAGTTGTGTGCTTGTGGGTGTATAACATTTAAGGTCATTTCTATTTGTGTTCCAtactgttcatattttttttctatgtatgTGTTCTGAGTTTTGgtacaaattaaatattttttttttcccagggcGCTCCTCTGAGACAATCAGCCCATTGGAGCTGAGGATAGAGGAGCTCAGGCATCACTTGAGGATTGAGGCAGCAGTAGCAGAGGGGGCGAAAAATGTAGTGAAGCAGCTAGGTGGACGCAAAGTGCAGGATCGGCGGGCACTGGCTGAGGTATGTACACCACCCAAAAGCAGCTGTGCACAGTACCCATACAagttaaatgctgaaaatatttTGTGGATCGGACACATGAGAAAATTGCACACTCGTGCCCTCCAGGCTCAGGCTCGCTTGCAGGAGTCCTCTCAAAAGCTGGACCTTCTGCGTCTGTCTCTGGAGCACCGTCTGGGGGAGCTGCCTCCCGACCATTCCAAACGTGCAGCCATCAAAGAGGAGCTCACGCTAGGCGCCTCACCCTCTGTGGGCCTGCAGAGAGACCGCCTgcactcttcttcttcctgctgtTCATCGTTCTTTAAGCCAGCCTCCCTAACAGGTATCAGCTCTTAGATCAGGAAAAAACGattaacatgaaataataagaataaatatgtttaaagatTTGTCCTACTcttacacttaaaaaaaaaacagcttgttCAAGTTTGTTTGGGGGCAAAGGTAGCCTCACGCGTTATTTAGAAAAAGCATTTGTGTGATGTAACAGTGTAACAGAGGGGGCATTGTTTTTTCAAAAATCATCCTTCAGAGCTCATGGAAATGTTCACGTTTTactgactttgtgtgtgtgtgtgtatcaggtCGTTTGGAGGTTAGGCTCATGGGATGTCAGGACCTGCTGGAATCTGTACCTGGCCGCTGTCGTGTATCCAACCTCACCGCCACACCAGGGAGCCCCTCTGAGGCCAAGTCCTTGAAGATGAGAGCTGGGCTGTCTGGGCGGAGCACCAATGGCAAGACCACCAAGACTGATGAACGGTCTGGTGAGTCTTACTCGTGAATCTGAAATCTAATCCAGTTGCTGGCAGAGATAGCCTTCTTTTCATTTACTGTGTGTAATCCCACCCTTCACTGtgattctgactttttttttttttttctgcagtggaGATCAGTGCTGTGCTGAAAGTGGACAACAGGATGGTGGGCCGCACACACTGGAAGGCCCTCAGCAAAGAGGCCTGGGACCAGAGCTTCAGCATTGAGCTGGAACGGGTCAGTGGCATGCCTCTCTCTGTCCCCAGGGATCTTTACAGTCCCTCTGGTTCATTATTATGGACGTGGTCCCACAGCAGTTCTTTGCACTGGGAAGTAATCCCACTGCTAATCCTTGAACATTGCAGTAATCTGTTTCTTACCCCAAAGCCTAATGTGGATTTTGATTTCGATCCAATGCTGCATCCAGCAGTGTGCATATTCCTGTGGGAATCTTTTTGAAGCTTTTATGTCTGACTATGTTTACTGTATTAAAGCCTTTGGTTCAGCTTCATGCATCAGTGGAAAACACTCTTATTGCTCAACTAAAATACTTAGACTGACACGTAGCTTTCACAACtgtgtactgtacattatttaAATTTCTTTAGAGGACAtgtatttagattaaatttgTTAGAGCCGTTTTGTCATTTAAGATGTGTGCAAAATAAAGGCACTCAACAAATGAGTGCATCTAAAGGATATTAAATAATCTGAATTGGCCATGTGAGTGACTACAATATCTACAATAACGCAtaattttctgtcatttgtaTATGGCAAGTGTTTTcattgcctttttttaaaagtccatTCATCATTCTGATACAGTTTAGGAAGGAGgaaaattattaatgtttctgtgcactgtgtgcataaTTATAGTTGTGTGCTTTATAGTCTCGGGAACTGGAGATCGGTGTGTACTGGAGAGACTGGCGGGCTTTGTGTGCAGTCAAGTTTCTGCGTCTGGAGGATTTCCTTGATAACCAGCGGCATGGGATGTGTCTTTACCTGGAACCTCAGGGCATGCTGTTTGCAGAGGTACAGGGAAGAGGGAAATAGGCCTGGGtagatatttatttcttttatttcaaatgGTATGTTGAAAATGTTAAGTGCGCAATGGCAGATCTCACTTGCCGATTTAGCTCAAAATCGGAATGCAGATTATACCATTATGTGCATTAGTTAAATGTTGCCTGTTTgtgatttattgcatttacatttttctgcaCTACCATCAAGCAGGGTTTCTGTTGATCCTTAAAGTCTTAAAGTAGATTTTTGAAAATTAAGGTCtttaatatcattaaaaatgactagtaatccttaattCCAGAGTTAAAAATACCACTTGGACTgcttggacaaatgtagttgacgACACTGATGACGcatcttaaatttgatgaaagtggccttaaaaaggtctttaaaaattattacatttggcttccttaaacctacAGAGACCCTGATCAAGGATATTTCTGACTTCACAGGTGACCTTCATAAACCCGGTCATTGAGCGGCACCCAAAGTTACAGCGCCAGAAGAGGATTTTCCCTAAAGagaaaggtgttttttttttttttttttttttttttttcccccacattcATGTATTTTGACAAACTACACTTAAACACTTGTGTTGCGAGTGCTGTTTTCCTTTCTTATCAGTTACTCACCCACTGCATCCCATCTTCTCAGGAAAGAACTTCCTGCGGGCAGCTCAAATGAACATGAACTTCGCCACATGGGGGCGTCTGATGATGAGTGTGCTCCCTCCTTGCAACAGCAACATTGCAGCCATGAGCCCCCCACTCTCTGCCCCGGGAGTCAGCTCTCCTTCTCCAACAGAGAGAACAACTGTATCTACACCACCCCCtcccaagtaaaaaaaaaaaaaacacccttcccccaccaccactcacacaaacacacacacacaaaaatgggCCATTTAACACCAATAACTTTACGTTATTACAGCGACTCTATGGTGGTCAAACTGAACTTCAGTGATGATCGACCGCCCAAACCACCCCGTCTCCACATGACAAAGGCCACCTCAGCTGAGACGCCCATCTCATTGGTATGATTTTGGGTTGCTCTCACAGGTAGTGACTTACTTCAGAAATTCAAcatgcaattattttttttaccttgattTCTGTCCAGAATTCCCAGGCACTTCCTATAAACAACAGCCAGGATTTGAAAGACAGAGCCACACCTCAAATTGCTCCTAGGTATTTTCTAAAGAGCAACATTCAAACACATGTTAGACAACATTATGTCTTTGTCCCTGtcattgcaacatttttttcccccaatcaGGAATACGAGAGGAATTCAGATAGAGGATTTCAATTGCATCTCCGTTCTAGGCAGGGGGCATTTTGGAAAGGTTTCTAtcccctttgtttttttttttgtttttatatatatatatatataaagttacTCAACCTTATGCCACCTTTGTTTATACTTTTTAGGTTCTGCTGGCCGAGTATAAGAACACTGGTAAACTATATGCCATTAAAGCACTGAAGAAAGGCGATGTTGTGACACGAGATGAAGTAGACAGGTACAATATAGATAAATTTGATCTGATGCAAAGTTGAGGGATGTGTACTGGATAATGGTGATTTATGATGCGGTCCTTTCCTTCTAGTCTCATGTGTGAAAAACGGATCTTTGAGACTGTCAACGGATCCAGGCACCCTTTCCTTGTTAACCTCCACGGgtgcttccaaacatgtgaccatgtgtgttttgtgatggAGTACTCTTCAGGAGGAGATCTGATgactcacatacacactaacATTTTTACCGAACGCCAGGCCCGGTATGTTATGTCATAATTGTCTGTATTCTGTTGTGTATTTCTTTGTCCCTCAAGAGGCAATAGTGAATTACCATAGCATCAAGTTgacccttacatttacattttcagcatttatcagacgcccttatccagagcgacttacaatcagtagatacagggacagtccccccctggagcaacttaggtttaagtgtcttgctcagggacacaatggtagtaagtggtatttaaacctgggtcttctggttcataagctaCTACCCCTTATGTTTTGTAATGTAGTCacaaagtgttcagcataagaAAGGTCaaaaaatacttatttaatAGTGGAgaaacttgttttattttttctctctcaattattttttaaaaatagatatttatttcaaatggtATGCTGAAAATGTTTAGTGCACAATTGCTGATCTCACATACCGATTTAGCTCAAAATCGGAATGTAGTTTATACCAGTATGGGCATTAGTTAAATGTTGCCTGTttgcaaatataaataaaaaggtggTGCTTTATTGCATTTGCGTTTTACATCTGCACTACCATCAAACCAAAAACTTATTCATTAGTAGggaactttttttctctcagttatttttaaaaattctgtaTGTTTCGTTGGTTAACTGGCCAGTCAGCTAGTCACAGATCTTATTAGCCAAAAAGTGGACTTAAGAGGTCACACATTGCTCCTTTTGTGTACTTCAGGTCCAGATTTAGCCACCCACTTAAtaattgaatgtttttttccccagcttCTATGCTGCCTGTGTTTTACTGGGACTAGAATTTCTGCATCAGAATAAAATTGTTTATCggtaaggacttttttttttattcttgtaattTTAGTCCTTGCTTGATTTAATATCAGCATGCCTTTTTAGGGATTTGAAATTAGATAATCTGTTGATGGATGAAGATGGTTTTGTGAAGATTGCTGACTTTGGGTTGTGCAAGGAAGGTGAGCTGAACAAACACTGACTACTGtacaaaaagatttttttttttttttatgcgggAATAATAGCAACATTCCGCGACCCTCACTTTGTAGGTATGGGTCACGGGGATCGGACATCAACTTTCTGCGGCACCCCTGAGTTCTTGGCCCCAGAGGTCCTAACAGAGAGTAACTACACTCGAGCAGTTGACTGGTGGGGTCTGGGGGTCCTAATATATGAAATGTTGGTAGGAGAGGTGAGGCTTTTTCATGCATGTGGTTTTATTTCACATCATTATTTTGTACAGCCCAGTAAGCAGCTAAATCCTGGCAATGTTTCTTTTAGTGAATGCAATGGTTCCTGAATTATGACAATCTATATACTCTATTAACAGATTACATGCATTTCTTTCAGTCAAACTAAAACTGTGTGCATGTTCAGTTGTTAAACAAATGCCGGTTCTACTaagtgtgttttacaatgaaatGGGTCAAAATTTCAGATTTAGGCAACCCtcaaaataatgaacaaaattcTTTGTTCTTCAGTCTCCATTTCCaggtgatgatgaggaggaagtgTTCGACAGCATAGTGAACGATGACGTTCGATACCCACGATTCCTCTCACCGGAGTCAGTGTCAATAATCCAGAAGGTACTGCCACTGTACATGTATCTGTTATTAAATGACCTGTTATGTTGTATAATGGGTTTTGCTTTTTGACAGCTGCTGCAAAAGAACCCAGAAAAAAGGCTGGGTGCTGGAGAACAAGATGCTAATGAGGTGAAGCGACACAGGTTCTTCCAGGTGAGCCTCCTCCCGGTCTGCTTGGCTTGGTTTTAATACAGCATTTCTGCAACAGGGCTCATTATAGCCTGTCATTCCTGTGGTTAAGATCCAGTGTGTCGATTCTGTTTACAGGGTGTGGACTGGGAGTCTCTTTTGTCTAAGAAGGTGAAACCTCCATTTTTGCCAACCGTCAAAGAACCAGGAGACGTCAGCAACTTTGATGAGGAGTTCACACGTCTGAAACCTGTTCTGACGCcgccacacacacccttcattCTTACAGCTGACCAGCAGGAGATATTTGCTGACTTTGACTTCTACTCACTGAACTAACAGTTCCGATGCACACATTGGTAttaactggactttctttctgtaTTGCCCCTCTTTGCTATGCAGCTTCTCTAAGTTTCATTGGCTTGCCGTTACTCTTTTAATTTGTGCTGGAGCTACAGGAGGTTACACCAGTTTTCTCTTGACTCTGTTTGATGTGCTGGACCTGTTTCGTCAGAGAAGCAGCCTCTGATGTAGCTCTGTGATCTGAAAACAACTGCCTGTCCTGCCTTTCCCCTGCCAGTGTTGGCAAGGAGAGGGCTGGATCTCATCACTGTGAGTACTGCTGAAAGCCAACTGGCTCCTGACTCTGCCTGCTGAGCAACGTGAACATTCTCCTTCATGTTTGTCCACTTTGCCAgcctacattttatttatgcaattgAGTTCAATGTTTATACTTTTATACattgctgcacttttttttcttatgaggtcaacatttttttaaaaccgaAGTCCAATTACCATGCAGCTAGTCTTCCGAATTAATCCATGCCAAATCTGTATTTGCACTACATGAACTacattggtttatttaaaaaaaaaaatgtttgaccATAACTATTTCTCAGATCTTAAAGCTTTAAAATTGGGTGCTTTAGTTTGCGccttgaaataataataatcaaagcCACGCTGTGTATGTGTAACAGTATAAATGTCTTGCCTGTCTGAGTCCTTGTGATCACATCTTTTAGTGCTATTGTGCTGAAGGCCTACCTGTAAGTAGACTTATTTTGAGTGTGGTTTGAGGGCACAAATGGTCTAAGTGCTATTAAATgggaaggaactttgtccctcATCATTTGGTTGAATTGGGCCCTGACTTGACTTGTTTTTCCTCCTAAATGTTATTTAGACTTTGCTTTACTGTCTGTCCTTTTGTGGCCCTTGAGCTTCATGAAGAAATAAGTAACGACAAAGCTGAAACTTCAGGCTTGCTTTTAATTGTGATTCTTTTGGAAGGCCATGTAACTAATATGGAGAAGCAGGAGCTTTTTCCATTGAGTCAAGTGTACTAGACTAGAAAAGTCTATTTTTGCATTCCATTTAGTAGCCAGAATTAGTATGTCATTGTTTAGATGTCTGTGATTCACTACTGttaaactgtgaaaaaaaactttgttaatGTAATGAGACTTGTCCTTTATACATCCTAGAATATTaaactataaataaatgtataattaatgCAGGTATATGAAGGGAGAGACTGTattttcacaaataaaacatcttGACCAATTTGGTTTATTAGTACTGAAAAgtgttattaaaaaacaaatattgcaTGTCATAAAAGATATATTGCATATAGAATTTGTTCAAAAACGGTACAGAAACACAAGAGCTGACactaaaaaatgtcaaaactgCAAATTTCAGATTACTCAGATTTCAGCACAAGTAAACAGAAGACATAGGAAAGACTGCAATTATTGCTTTTCCGGTAATAAACTCTTAATATTATCTAACTAGTCCAGAGACTGcactgcattcattttttttttttttactacaagGAGTATATCCAAGAATTTCAACAGCATTTAGAATTGGTACTGTAAACAAGCTCAGAAATACACACATCATGCTCTCTTGGGAAATATTTCAACAGCTTACTGATGTATAAAGAGGAAACCAAGACCATTTAAAATAGTTATTAAAAATTAAGTCACTCTACAAAGTAGAGGTGAATAATAGTCATGTTACTTTGTGCTTTGGTTATCTGGTGAGAACCAATGCAAC contains:
- the pkn3 gene encoding serine/threonine-protein kinase N2 isoform X1 — encoded protein: MAGVPLQNTCLRGLAEGNILDPEFQQRLEDARTLLRQEIQRELKIKEAAERLRRAATNRKNAADVEGQLRASSRKLEQLHWELQELNARAMATEKSPTDCATSPDPCRWEENTSPLAGRIRALQKQLTMESKVKQGAENIIQTYASSSVKDRKMLSTAQQMLQDSRTKIELLRMQIIKVTQAREGEREAADPEGRSSETISPLELRIEELRHHLRIEAAVAEGAKNVVKQLGGRKVQDRRALAEAQARLQESSQKLDLLRLSLEHRLGELPPDHSKRAAIKEELTLGASPSVGLQRDRLHSSSSCCSSFFKPASLTGRLEVRLMGCQDLLESVPGRCRVSNLTATPGSPSEAKSLKMRAGLSGRSTNGKTTKTDERSVEISAVLKVDNRMVGRTHWKALSKEAWDQSFSIELERSRELEIGVYWRDWRALCAVKFLRLEDFLDNQRHGMCLYLEPQGMLFAEVTFINPVIERHPKLQRQKRIFPKEKGKNFLRAAQMNMNFATWGRLMMSVLPPCNSNIAAMSPPLSAPGVSSPSPTERTTVSTPPPPNDSMVVKLNFSDDRPPKPPRLHMTKATSAETPISLNSQALPINNSQDLKDRATPQIAPRNTRGIQIEDFNCISVLGRGHFGKVLLAEYKNTGKLYAIKALKKGDVVTRDEVDSLMCEKRIFETVNGSRHPFLVNLHGCFQTCDHVCFVMEYSSGGDLMTHIHTNIFTERQARFYAACVLLGLEFLHQNKIVYRDLKLDNLLMDEDGFVKIADFGLCKEGMGHGDRTSTFCGTPEFLAPEVLTESNYTRAVDWWGLGVLIYEMLVGESPFPGDDEEEVFDSIVNDDVRYPRFLSPESVSIIQKLLQKNPEKRLGAGEQDANEVKRHRFFQGVDWESLLSKKVKPPFLPTVKEPGDVSNFDEEFTRLKPVLTPPHTPFILTADQQEIFADFDFYSLN
- the pkn3 gene encoding serine/threonine-protein kinase N2 isoform X2, whose translation is MLSTAQQMLQDSRTKIELLRMQIIKVTQAREGEREAADPEGRSSETISPLELRIEELRHHLRIEAAVAEGAKNVVKQLGGRKVQDRRALAEAQARLQESSQKLDLLRLSLEHRLGELPPDHSKRAAIKEELTLGASPSVGLQRDRLHSSSSCCSSFFKPASLTGRLEVRLMGCQDLLESVPGRCRVSNLTATPGSPSEAKSLKMRAGLSGRSTNGKTTKTDERSVEISAVLKVDNRMVGRTHWKALSKEAWDQSFSIELERSRELEIGVYWRDWRALCAVKFLRLEDFLDNQRHGMCLYLEPQGMLFAEVTFINPVIERHPKLQRQKRIFPKEKGKNFLRAAQMNMNFATWGRLMMSVLPPCNSNIAAMSPPLSAPGVSSPSPTERTTVSTPPPPNDSMVVKLNFSDDRPPKPPRLHMTKATSAETPISLNSQALPINNSQDLKDRATPQIAPRNTRGIQIEDFNCISVLGRGHFGKVLLAEYKNTGKLYAIKALKKGDVVTRDEVDSLMCEKRIFETVNGSRHPFLVNLHGCFQTCDHVCFVMEYSSGGDLMTHIHTNIFTERQARFYAACVLLGLEFLHQNKIVYRDLKLDNLLMDEDGFVKIADFGLCKEGMGHGDRTSTFCGTPEFLAPEVLTESNYTRAVDWWGLGVLIYEMLVGESPFPGDDEEEVFDSIVNDDVRYPRFLSPESVSIIQKLLQKNPEKRLGAGEQDANEVKRHRFFQGVDWESLLSKKVKPPFLPTVKEPGDVSNFDEEFTRLKPVLTPPHTPFILTADQQEIFADFDFYSLN